One part of the Herbiconiux aconitum genome encodes these proteins:
- a CDS encoding sulfate/molybdate ABC transporter ATP-binding protein produces MSLEFTARLDDRGFDVSLTVSEGETVAVLGPNGAGKSTLLNVLAGLVRPDAGRAVLGGTVLFDVGARSRTRARTTTRSRSTTDSRSEKYDGDSAGRAVAVQAGAAGRPESPSFSTWGAPPSRSRWLPPHERGVSLLAQEALLFPHLSVLDNVAFGPRSRHGGAPAGRAGRTARLSKPAADDLAARWLDEVDAADLADRKPAQLSGGQAQRIAVARALASDPRLLLLDEPMAALDIAVAPALRRMLRRVLEERTAIIVTHDILDAFMLADRVVVMDGGRIVDIGSTRAVLERPSNQFTAGLAALNVLIGVADASRVDARRAGPESGGAGSRTPEWGTIVIEGGRRIVAATDAPLVPGARAAVAVRPALVSVATSPHSTTGTSTGTSTSTSTSTSTSTSKRNGAGISPGTATGLGTGTNVVPGTVLDLEPRGDVVRVRTEHIAADLAPNRVAELDLAPGTPVWCAFEPSAAVAYPL; encoded by the coding sequence ATGAGCCTCGAGTTCACCGCGCGGCTCGACGACCGCGGGTTCGACGTCTCGTTGACGGTCTCCGAGGGCGAGACGGTGGCGGTGCTGGGGCCGAATGGCGCCGGCAAGTCGACTCTGCTGAACGTGCTCGCGGGGCTCGTGCGCCCCGACGCCGGGCGGGCGGTATTGGGCGGCACGGTGCTGTTCGACGTGGGCGCGCGCTCCCGCACCCGCGCCCGCACAACCACCCGCTCCCGCTCAACCACCGACTCCCGCTCCGAAAAATACGACGGAGATTCTGCGGGACGCGCCGTCGCCGTGCAGGCGGGCGCAGCGGGTCGGCCCGAGTCGCCGTCGTTTTCGACATGGGGGGCTCCGCCGTCGAGGAGCCGGTGGCTGCCGCCGCACGAACGTGGGGTGTCTCTTCTCGCGCAGGAGGCGCTGCTGTTTCCGCACCTGAGCGTGCTCGACAACGTCGCGTTCGGGCCGCGCAGCCGCCACGGAGGCGCCCCAGCCGGCCGCGCCGGCCGCACCGCACGCCTGAGCAAACCCGCGGCCGACGACCTCGCCGCGCGGTGGCTCGACGAGGTCGACGCCGCCGACCTCGCCGACCGCAAGCCCGCCCAGCTCTCGGGCGGACAGGCCCAACGCATTGCGGTCGCTCGCGCCCTCGCCTCCGACCCCCGCCTCCTGCTGCTCGACGAACCGATGGCCGCCCTCGACATCGCCGTGGCACCGGCCCTGCGCCGCATGCTTCGTCGCGTGCTCGAGGAGCGCACGGCGATCATCGTCACCCACGACATCCTCGACGCCTTCATGCTCGCCGATCGGGTCGTGGTGATGGACGGCGGCCGCATCGTCGACATCGGATCCACCCGCGCCGTGCTCGAACGCCCCTCGAACCAGTTCACCGCCGGATTGGCCGCTCTCAACGTGCTCATCGGTGTGGCGGATGCGTCGCGGGTGGATGCGCGCCGTGCCGGCCCGGAATCCGGCGGCGCGGGTTCCCGCACGCCGGAGTGGGGAACGATCGTCATCGAGGGCGGCCGGCGTATCGTCGCGGCGACTGACGCGCCCCTCGTGCCAGGCGCGCGGGCGGCCGTCGCGGTGCGGCCGGCACTCGTTTCGGTGGCAACGTCGCCGCACTCCACGACCGGCACCAGCACCGGCACCAGCACCAGCACCAGCACCAGCACCAGCACCAGCACCAGCAAGCGCAACGGCGCGGGCATCAGCCCCGGCACCGCCACCGGCCTCGGCACAGGCACGAACGTCGTGCCCGGCACCGTTCTCGACCTCGAGCCCCGGGGCGACGTCGTGCGCGTGCGCACCGAACACATCGCCGCCGACCTCGCACCCAACCGGGTCGCCGAACTCGACCTCGCCCCGGGCACGCCCGTCTGGTGCGCGTTCGAACCCAGTGCGGCCGTCGCCTACCCCCTCTGA
- a CDS encoding carbohydrate kinase family protein: MTAIVVAGHICVDLTPQLGASAHSDSDRLLEPGRLIGVGALQIGLGGCVANTGLALADLGAEVSLHSTVGDDDLGRIVADTVNRMPRLHSDLQVTPDHATSYSLVLEPAGHDRTFWHHTGANTDFTGEHLDVGDAPLLHLGYPPLLPGLLADGGEPLERMLARARERGATTSLDLAVVDPSSEVGAVDWTTILRRAAAVTDILSPSLDDLTSALGATSGIPPLPAATAALAYADLLLGWGAAVVAISAGSDGLLMRTAGADRLERGGRLLAPLAARWADTSLRVRPFAVDRVETTNGAGDASTAGLLFALSRGASPTLAAHAATAAAAAVVSGRRPTPEVMSGMLPAGVHLFPATEAP; the protein is encoded by the coding sequence ATGACCGCGATCGTGGTGGCCGGGCACATCTGCGTCGACCTGACGCCGCAACTCGGCGCGAGCGCCCATTCCGACTCCGATCGACTGCTCGAGCCCGGCCGGCTGATCGGCGTCGGCGCCCTGCAGATCGGGCTCGGCGGATGCGTTGCGAACACCGGCCTCGCCCTGGCCGACCTCGGAGCCGAGGTCAGCCTGCACTCGACGGTCGGAGACGACGACCTCGGCCGCATCGTCGCCGACACGGTGAACCGGATGCCGCGTCTGCACTCCGATCTCCAGGTGACGCCTGATCACGCCACCTCGTACAGCCTCGTGCTCGAGCCCGCCGGACACGACCGCACCTTCTGGCACCACACCGGCGCCAACACCGACTTCACCGGCGAGCACCTCGACGTCGGTGACGCACCCCTGCTGCACCTCGGCTATCCGCCGCTGCTGCCGGGCCTCCTCGCCGATGGCGGAGAGCCGCTCGAGCGGATGCTCGCCCGAGCCCGCGAGCGCGGCGCCACCACCTCGCTCGACCTGGCCGTCGTCGACCCCTCGTCGGAGGTCGGCGCCGTCGACTGGACCACCATCCTGCGCCGGGCCGCTGCGGTGACCGACATCCTGAGCCCGAGTCTCGACGACCTGACCTCGGCGCTCGGTGCGACATCCGGCATCCCACCCCTGCCCGCCGCCACCGCCGCTCTGGCCTACGCCGACCTGCTGCTCGGCTGGGGCGCCGCCGTGGTCGCCATCTCCGCCGGCAGCGACGGGCTCCTCATGCGCACGGCCGGCGCCGATCGCCTCGAGCGCGGCGGTCGCCTCCTGGCGCCCCTCGCCGCGCGCTGGGCCGACACGTCGCTCCGGGTTCGCCCGTTCGCGGTCGACCGGGTCGAGACCACGAACGGCGCCGGCGACGCGTCGACGGCGGGCCTGCTCTTCGCCCTCTCGCGCGGGGCGTCGCCGACCCTGGCGGCCCACGCCGCCACCGCGGCTGCCGCGGCCGTGGTCTCGGGACGGCGGCCGACACCCGAGGTGATGTCGGGCATGCTCCCGGCCGGGGTGCATCTGTTCCCGGCGACGGAGGCACCATGA
- a CDS encoding LacI family DNA-binding transcriptional regulator, whose translation MIDRRKPPTMNDVAAAAGVSLKTVSRHVNGATNIDPALAERISAAIVALGYRHNLAAASIRPGRSAKVVGLVISDLANPYWAALARSVERVLSANGYLLMTVSSEEDEVQHRLLVDRLIAQRVDGLIAAPPRRDGIDWAVSAAEALPLVAVDRPVLAVGALPAQAVGALPAQTPPLSALAVATVLADNAGGAEAATRELLRHGARRVLFLGDSLELYTMRERLEGYRRALRSAGIAPEDELVVTSAHSAAEAAEIVRSLLGTGRVDAVFAANNRSSIGAVDAFTRAGIRLPLIGFDDFESATLVRPGVSVVAQDVALMGETAARAVLARLAGTAPPSAVTVLPTHLVLRGSERP comes from the coding sequence ATGATCGACCGGCGCAAGCCGCCCACGATGAACGATGTCGCCGCGGCCGCCGGGGTGAGCCTCAAGACGGTGTCACGCCATGTGAACGGCGCCACCAACATCGACCCCGCGCTGGCCGAGCGCATCTCCGCGGCCATCGTCGCGCTCGGCTACCGGCACAACCTGGCGGCGGCGAGCATCCGTCCCGGGCGCTCGGCGAAGGTCGTGGGCCTCGTGATCAGCGACCTCGCGAACCCCTACTGGGCGGCGCTCGCGCGTTCGGTCGAGCGGGTGCTGAGCGCGAACGGCTATCTGCTGATGACGGTGAGTTCGGAGGAGGACGAGGTTCAGCATCGCCTGCTCGTCGACCGCCTGATCGCCCAGCGGGTCGACGGATTGATCGCGGCTCCTCCACGGCGCGACGGGATCGACTGGGCGGTGTCGGCGGCCGAGGCGCTGCCGCTCGTGGCCGTCGACCGGCCGGTGCTGGCGGTGGGGGCCTTGCCCGCGCAGGCGGTGGGGGCTCTGCCTGCGCAGACGCCACCCCTTTCCGCCCTCGCAGTTGCGACCGTGCTCGCCGACAACGCCGGCGGCGCCGAGGCAGCCACGCGCGAATTGCTGCGCCACGGCGCTCGACGCGTGCTCTTCCTCGGCGACTCGCTGGAGCTCTACACGATGCGCGAGCGCCTCGAGGGGTATCGCCGCGCCCTGCGGAGCGCCGGCATCGCACCCGAAGACGAGCTCGTGGTCACGTCGGCGCATTCCGCCGCGGAGGCCGCCGAGATCGTGCGGTCGCTCCTCGGCACCGGCCGCGTCGATGCCGTCTTCGCGGCGAACAACCGGTCGTCGATCGGCGCCGTCGACGCGTTCACGCGTGCCGGCATCCGTCTGCCGCTGATCGGATTCGACGACTTCGAGTCGGCGACGCTCGTGCGCCCGGGCGTCTCGGTGGTGGCCCAGGATGTCGCCCTGATGGGAGAGACAGCGGCCCGCGCGGTGCTCGCCCGCCTCGCGGGCACGGCCCCGCCCTCCGCGGTCACGGTGCTGCCAACGCACCTGGTGCTGCGCGGTTCGGAGCGCCCCTGA
- the modA gene encoding molybdate ABC transporter substrate-binding protein: MSSSVRRNPRAHFAIGLLAASVIALLAGCAGSGAASGSGGADPSSATSPSPTGPALEGSITVFAAASLTQTFTELAARFEGENPGTTVALNFAGSSDLVTQITEGAPADVFASADDKNMAKLTDAALVDPAAPIGFATNVLEIAVPPANPAGITSFADLAAPGVKLVVCAPQVPCGAAAAAVEQAAGVTLSPVSEESSVTDVLGKVTSGEADAGLVYVTDVKAAGDAVKGIEFPESSGAVNTYPIAVVKDSKAADVAQAFVDYVAGPVGQGVLADAGFGVP; this comes from the coding sequence ATGAGCAGCTCGGTCAGGCGAAACCCGCGCGCCCACTTCGCCATCGGACTGCTCGCCGCATCCGTCATCGCCCTGCTGGCCGGATGCGCCGGGTCGGGTGCCGCTTCAGGCTCCGGAGGCGCCGACCCCTCGTCCGCGACATCCCCCTCCCCCACCGGCCCTGCCCTCGAGGGCTCGATCACCGTCTTCGCCGCCGCGTCGCTCACGCAGACCTTCACCGAGCTCGCCGCACGCTTCGAGGGCGAGAACCCGGGCACCACCGTCGCACTGAACTTCGCCGGATCGAGCGACCTCGTGACCCAGATCACCGAGGGCGCCCCCGCCGACGTCTTCGCCTCGGCCGACGACAAGAACATGGCCAAGCTGACCGACGCTGCACTCGTCGACCCGGCAGCACCCATCGGCTTCGCCACCAATGTGCTCGAGATCGCCGTGCCGCCCGCGAACCCGGCCGGCATCACGTCGTTCGCCGACCTCGCCGCGCCCGGCGTGAAGCTGGTCGTCTGCGCCCCGCAGGTGCCGTGCGGGGCGGCCGCTGCCGCCGTGGAGCAGGCCGCCGGCGTGACACTCAGCCCGGTGAGCGAGGAATCGTCGGTCACCGACGTGCTCGGCAAGGTCACCTCGGGCGAAGCGGATGCCGGACTCGTGTACGTCACCGACGTCAAGGCCGCGGGTGACGCGGTGAAGGGGATCGAGTTCCCGGAGTCGAGCGGAGCGGTGAATACGTATCCGATCGCCGTGGTGAAGGACTCGAAGGCGGCCGACGTGGCGCAGGCCTTCGTCGACTACGTCGCCGGACCCGTGGGTCAGGGTGTGCTCGCCGACGCCGGCTTCGGGGTGCCGTAG
- a CDS encoding TOBE domain-containing protein yields MSQIRIKDAAAFLGVSDDTVRRWIDSGLLASDKDSSGRSTVDGLSLAHLARTNAVLPADPSEIGRSARNRFVGLVTEITLDTVMAQVELQCGPHRVVSLMSSEAVRELGLELGSVAIAVVKATTVIIETPGGNG; encoded by the coding sequence ATGTCGCAGATTCGGATCAAAGACGCCGCCGCCTTCCTCGGCGTCAGCGACGACACCGTGCGTCGCTGGATCGACTCGGGCCTGCTCGCCAGCGACAAAGACAGTTCCGGTCGCAGCACTGTCGACGGCCTCTCCCTCGCGCACCTCGCCCGCACGAACGCCGTGCTGCCGGCCGACCCGTCGGAAATCGGCCGCAGTGCCCGCAACCGTTTCGTGGGCCTCGTCACCGAAATCACCCTCGACACGGTGATGGCCCAGGTGGAGCTGCAGTGCGGTCCACATCGCGTCGTCTCGCTCATGTCGAGCGAGGCCGTGCGCGAGCTCGGGCTCGAACTCGGCTCCGTCGCCATCGCCGTCGTGAAGGCCACGACCGTCATCATCGAGACGCCGGGGGGCAACGGATGA
- a CDS encoding LacI family DNA-binding transcriptional regulator, producing MATMREVAAAAGVSPKTVSRVLNDDPHVLPATRRQVEESMRALDYVPNLFATAFRSGRSPVVGVAVPDIVDPFFAAIVNAVEEAALAEDLSTLVTSLGHDPARERPALESVLRRQLSGLVVAPITNDHAFLKPWAARIPIAFVDRAPGGLVADAFLQDDRGGAREATAHLIGHGHTRIGFLGDALSAPTIAARLEGYQEALADAGLSFDPALVALGAATRPGAADALARLRATGLGVTAVFSSDARCTMAAVPAITAHPIALTAFGDFPLADSLTPSITVVAQDPATLGRLAAARLVERAAHPGRRLRRRTVLPVALVERDSCRIPA from the coding sequence ATGGCCACGATGCGTGAGGTGGCGGCCGCGGCGGGCGTGAGCCCGAAGACCGTGTCGCGCGTGCTCAACGACGACCCCCACGTGCTGCCGGCCACCCGACGGCAGGTCGAGGAGTCGATGCGCGCGCTCGACTACGTGCCGAACCTCTTCGCCACGGCGTTCCGATCGGGGCGCTCACCCGTTGTGGGCGTGGCCGTTCCCGACATCGTCGACCCGTTCTTCGCGGCGATCGTGAACGCGGTCGAAGAGGCGGCCCTCGCCGAAGACCTGTCGACGCTCGTCACGAGCCTCGGGCACGATCCGGCGCGGGAGCGGCCCGCCCTCGAGTCGGTGCTGCGCCGGCAGCTCTCGGGGCTGGTGGTGGCGCCGATCACGAACGACCACGCCTTCCTCAAGCCCTGGGCGGCACGCATCCCGATCGCCTTCGTCGACCGCGCGCCGGGAGGGCTGGTGGCCGACGCCTTCCTCCAAGACGACCGCGGCGGTGCCCGGGAAGCCACCGCGCATCTGATCGGGCACGGGCACACGCGCATCGGCTTTCTCGGCGACGCGCTCTCGGCCCCCACCATCGCCGCGCGTCTCGAGGGCTACCAGGAAGCGCTGGCCGACGCCGGGCTCTCGTTCGATCCCGCGCTCGTGGCGCTCGGTGCGGCAACCCGCCCCGGCGCGGCCGACGCGCTCGCCCGCCTCCGCGCTACTGGGCTGGGCGTGACCGCGGTGTTCTCGTCGGATGCCCGCTGCACGATGGCCGCCGTGCCCGCCATCACGGCGCATCCGATCGCCCTCACGGCCTTCGGCGACTTCCCGCTCGCCGATTCGCTCACCCCCTCGATCACCGTCGTCGCCCAAGATCCGGCGACGCTCGGCCGACTCGCCGCCGCGCGTCTGGTGGAGCGGGCGGCGCATCCGGGCCGCCGCCTCCGCCGGCGCACGGTGCTCCCGGTCGCCCTCGTCGAGCGCGACTCCTGCCGCATCCCGGCCTGA
- a CDS encoding iron chaperone, whose product MPRGYAADTVEDYLTAVPDDQRATLATVRGSLLAAIPDATEGISYQIPIFSYRGKGLLGLSAAQKHCSLHLMSPPLAKALKAEGDLSEGTLSGATLQFPNDAPLSDATVRLIVERRIAEVDAR is encoded by the coding sequence ATGCCACGCGGATACGCAGCCGACACCGTCGAGGACTACCTCACCGCCGTGCCCGACGATCAACGCGCGACCCTCGCCACGGTGCGCGGGTCGTTGCTGGCGGCGATCCCGGATGCGACGGAGGGCATTTCCTACCAGATTCCGATCTTCTCCTACCGCGGCAAAGGCCTCCTCGGCCTCTCGGCCGCCCAGAAGCACTGCAGTCTGCACCTCATGAGCCCGCCGCTCGCGAAAGCCCTGAAGGCCGAGGGCGACCTCAGCGAAGGAACGCTCTCCGGTGCCACCCTGCAATTCCCCAACGACGCCCCGCTGAGCGACGCCACCGTGCGCCTGATCGTCGAACGCCGCATCGCCGAAGTGGATGCGCGATGA
- a CDS encoding DUF6578 domain-containing protein gives MEIGVQVASWEQQCCGERFAVGDRIEWQIFAADAVGFLGPEKGHDVRFGESHHGGLDFETMAVAGEITGIREVRQAVRRAGDGEPWTTVIGSSTGIDVDHVAGRETIDPGEPESAPAIAPPASASARPAAPNRPAPQGTWTIGPSRRERPDPADAHVGWVVRLRVDDGTPLPRAGGAR, from the coding sequence GTGGAAATCGGTGTGCAGGTGGCGAGTTGGGAGCAGCAGTGCTGCGGAGAAAGGTTCGCAGTCGGCGACCGGATCGAGTGGCAGATCTTCGCCGCCGACGCCGTCGGATTCCTCGGACCCGAGAAAGGGCACGACGTGCGCTTCGGCGAATCACACCACGGCGGACTCGATTTCGAAACCATGGCCGTGGCCGGCGAGATCACCGGCATCCGTGAGGTCCGGCAAGCCGTGCGGCGAGCCGGCGACGGCGAGCCCTGGACCACCGTGATCGGTTCGTCGACCGGGATCGACGTCGACCACGTGGCGGGCCGGGAAACGATCGATCCCGGCGAGCCGGAATCCGCACCCGCGATCGCCCCACCCGCATCCGCATCCGCTCGCCCAGCCGCGCCCAACAGACCCGCCCCACAGGGCACCTGGACGATCGGCCCGTCCCGCCGCGAGCGCCCCGATCCCGCCGACGCGCACGTGGGCTGGGTCGTGCGCCTGCGCGTGGACGACGGAACGCCGCTTCCGCGGGCGGGCGGGGCTCGGTAA
- a CDS encoding Gfo/Idh/MocA family protein, whose translation MTAERVNVAIVGGGLMGREIAAAIQRWPALIDHPVRPRLTAVCDINPAALGWFEEIDTVVTTTTDYADILSDDSIDVVYVAVRHDLHEKIYRDVIASGKSLLAEKPFGIDRAAAQAVLAELDAHPESFVRCSSEMPFFPGAQLAIDYVRSGALGTIIEARNSFLHSSDLDLSKPVNWKRQVKFCGEAGVMNDLGMHTWHVPLRLGWAPESVYAVLQDLVPERPGPDGTLVPCDTWENAVLHSWARHDGVRFPLTTETKRIAPGQKNTWEFEAIGLDGGVRFSTKNPKSVEVFAVRDIPGGGREQVWQQIDVGSQSVWPTVTGAIFESGFSDSILQMWAAFLAERHGSLGDRFGAARPEEAALTHDIYRAALQSHEEGRAVTL comes from the coding sequence ATGACCGCCGAACGTGTCAACGTCGCCATCGTCGGTGGGGGGCTCATGGGGCGTGAGATCGCCGCCGCCATCCAGCGCTGGCCCGCGCTGATCGATCATCCGGTGCGTCCACGGCTGACCGCCGTGTGCGACATCAACCCCGCCGCGCTGGGCTGGTTCGAAGAGATCGACACAGTGGTCACGACCACCACCGACTACGCCGACATCCTCTCCGACGACAGCATCGACGTGGTGTACGTCGCCGTGCGGCACGACCTGCACGAGAAGATCTACCGCGATGTGATCGCGAGCGGCAAGAGCCTGCTCGCCGAGAAGCCGTTCGGCATCGACCGGGCGGCGGCGCAGGCCGTTCTCGCGGAGCTGGACGCGCATCCGGAAAGCTTCGTGCGTTGCTCGAGCGAGATGCCCTTCTTCCCCGGCGCGCAGCTGGCCATCGATTACGTGCGTTCCGGCGCGCTCGGAACCATCATCGAGGCTCGCAACAGCTTCTTGCACTCCAGCGATCTCGACCTCTCGAAGCCCGTGAACTGGAAGCGGCAGGTGAAATTCTGCGGCGAGGCCGGGGTGATGAACGACCTCGGCATGCACACCTGGCATGTTCCGCTGCGGCTGGGCTGGGCGCCCGAGTCGGTGTACGCGGTGCTGCAGGATCTCGTGCCCGAACGGCCCGGCCCCGACGGCACGCTCGTGCCCTGCGACACCTGGGAGAACGCGGTGCTCCACAGCTGGGCGCGGCACGACGGGGTGCGTTTCCCGCTGACCACTGAGACGAAACGGATCGCTCCGGGGCAGAAGAACACCTGGGAGTTCGAGGCGATCGGACTCGACGGCGGGGTGCGATTCAGCACCAAGAACCCGAAGTCGGTGGAGGTGTTCGCGGTGCGCGACATCCCGGGCGGTGGGCGCGAGCAGGTGTGGCAGCAGATCGATGTCGGGAGCCAGTCGGTGTGGCCGACGGTGACTGGCGCCATCTTCGAGTCAGGATTCTCCGACTCCATCCTGCAGATGTGGGCCGCGTTCCTCGCCGAGCGGCACGGTTCGCTGGGCGACCGATTCGGGGCGGCCCGCCCCGAGGAGGCGGCGCTCACGCACGACATCTACCGGGCCGCGCTCCAGTCGCACGAGGAGGGCCGCGCGGTCACCCTGTGA
- a CDS encoding ABC transporter permease codes for MTATASATARYSGVPRWVAMVAVLGALFVVVPLVGMVVRVNWADFIPLITSESSIAALGLSLRTSLTATALCIVLGVPMAIVLARTQFWGQKILRSLVLLPLVLPPVVGGIALLYTFGRRGLLGSTFEVLGIPIAFSTTAVVLAQTFVALPFLVLSLEGALRTVGTRYEAVGATLGAAPTTVLRRITLPLVLPALISGAVLSFARALGEFGATLTFAGSLQGVTRTLPLEIYLQRETDPDAAVALSLVLVVVAIVVVSIAHQAGESGALRGGPRAAASAGAPARKGAAQ; via the coding sequence ATGACCGCCACCGCTTCCGCCACCGCCCGGTATTCCGGCGTGCCGCGGTGGGTGGCGATGGTGGCCGTGCTGGGCGCCCTCTTCGTGGTGGTGCCGCTGGTGGGCATGGTGGTGCGGGTGAACTGGGCGGATTTCATCCCGCTCATCACCTCCGAGTCTTCGATCGCCGCCCTCGGGCTCAGCCTCCGCACCTCGCTCACCGCCACAGCGCTCTGCATCGTGCTCGGGGTGCCCATGGCCATCGTGCTGGCGCGCACACAGTTCTGGGGGCAGAAGATCCTGAGGTCGCTGGTGCTCTTACCGCTCGTACTGCCGCCGGTGGTGGGAGGCATCGCGCTGCTCTACACCTTCGGACGACGGGGCCTCTTGGGGTCGACGTTCGAGGTGCTCGGCATCCCGATCGCGTTCTCGACCACTGCCGTCGTGCTCGCGCAGACCTTCGTGGCCCTGCCGTTCCTCGTGCTCAGCCTCGAGGGGGCGCTGCGCACGGTGGGCACGCGGTACGAGGCCGTAGGGGCGACGCTCGGGGCGGCGCCCACGACGGTCCTGCGCCGGATCACGCTGCCCCTCGTGCTCCCCGCCCTCATCTCGGGCGCTGTGCTGTCGTTCGCACGCGCGCTCGGCGAATTCGGCGCGACGCTGACCTTCGCCGGAAGCCTGCAAGGGGTCACCCGCACGTTGCCGCTCGAGATCTACTTGCAGCGGGAGACCGATCCGGATGCCGCGGTGGCGCTTTCTCTGGTGCTGGTGGTGGTGGCGATCGTCGTTGTGAGTATCGCGCACCAGGCCGGGGAGTCGGGGGCGCTGCGGGGCGGGCCGCGGGCGGCGGCTTCGGCGGGGGCACCAGCGCGGAAGGGAGCGGCGCAATGA
- a CDS encoding class I fructose-bisphosphate aldolase: MTLYRLNRLFNPRSGRALDVAVDHGFFGERSFLTGIENMDAVVSTLVDAGPDAVQLTIGQARRLQSVPGKQKPGLVLRTDIANVYGNPLDAQLFSIHVPHAIEEAVRLDAVAVCVNLMELPGHPEVREANIRSILELRREATRYGMPLMIEPLVMQDNSTAGGYMVDGDIDKIVTLVRQGVELGADLIKADPSTDLGEYGRVIEVAGDVPVLVRGGGRVDDRTLLERTVAVLAAGARGIVYGRNIVQHENPAGITAALLAVLHDGADVEQGLAILAESDASHADASRAGASHADASLAGRNGASA, from the coding sequence ATGACGCTGTACCGCCTCAATCGCCTCTTCAATCCCCGCTCCGGCCGAGCGCTCGACGTGGCCGTCGATCACGGCTTCTTCGGCGAACGCTCCTTCCTCACGGGCATCGAGAACATGGATGCGGTCGTGAGCACCCTGGTCGACGCCGGCCCCGACGCCGTGCAGCTCACCATCGGGCAGGCCAGGCGCCTGCAGAGCGTGCCCGGCAAGCAGAAGCCGGGCCTCGTACTCCGCACCGACATCGCGAACGTCTACGGCAATCCGCTCGATGCGCAGCTGTTCAGCATCCATGTGCCGCACGCCATCGAGGAGGCCGTGCGGCTCGACGCCGTCGCCGTATGCGTCAACCTCATGGAGTTGCCCGGGCACCCGGAGGTGCGCGAGGCGAACATCCGCTCCATCCTCGAACTGCGACGCGAGGCCACGCGCTACGGCATGCCGCTCATGATCGAGCCGCTCGTGATGCAGGACAACTCGACGGCCGGCGGCTACATGGTCGACGGCGACATCGACAAGATCGTGACCCTCGTGCGCCAGGGCGTCGAGCTCGGCGCCGACCTGATCAAGGCCGATCCGAGCACAGACCTCGGCGAGTACGGGCGCGTGATCGAGGTGGCGGGCGACGTGCCGGTGCTCGTGCGCGGCGGCGGGCGAGTGGATGACCGCACGCTGCTCGAGCGCACCGTCGCGGTGCTCGCGGCGGGCGCGCGGGGCATCGTCTACGGCCGCAACATCGTGCAGCACGAGAACCCGGCCGGAATCACGGCGGCACTGCTCGCGGTGCTGCACGACGGGGCGGATGTGGAACAGGGCCTGGCGATTCTGGCCGAGTCGGATGCATCGCACGCGGATGCGTCGCGCGCGGGTGCGTCGCACGCGGATGCGTCGCTCGCCGGGCGGAACGGGGCGTCGGCATGA
- a CDS encoding SRPBCC domain-containing protein translates to MSAADAAPTPRATGHLAEGGPTSLAYERRFAATIAEIWAEVTESARLGRWLGTWTGDPASGRITFQMIAEGDVPAEEYRIRECSPPNRLVVDTALEPGPMTWHLTVELAEVVGGTDASTGSGSGTGPGPGPGPETILTFSHELENIADAVHYGSGWDYYLDRLVVAQAGGDASVVDWATYSPALDEHYARLGPRS, encoded by the coding sequence ATGAGCGCGGCCGACGCAGCGCCCACACCGCGCGCCACCGGCCACCTGGCCGAGGGTGGCCCCACCTCGCTCGCCTACGAACGCCGCTTCGCCGCCACGATCGCCGAGATCTGGGCCGAGGTGACCGAATCCGCTCGGCTCGGCCGCTGGCTCGGCACCTGGACCGGCGATCCGGCGAGCGGCCGCATCACCTTCCAGATGATCGCCGAAGGAGATGTGCCGGCCGAGGAGTACCGCATCCGCGAGTGCTCACCACCGAACCGCCTCGTCGTCGACACCGCCCTCGAACCGGGCCCGATGACCTGGCACCTCACCGTCGAGCTGGCCGAAGTCGTGGGCGGCACCGACGCCAGCACCGGCTCCGGCTCTGGCACCGGCCCCGGCCCCGGCCCCGGCCCCGAGACCATCCTCACCTTCTCGCACGAGCTCGAGAACATCGCCGACGCCGTGCACTACGGCTCCGGTTGGGACTACTACCTCGACCGGCTGGTGGTGGCGCAGGCCGGCGGCGACGCCTCCGTCGTCGACTGGGCGACGTACTCCCCCGCCCTCGACGAGCACTACGCTCGGCTCGGCCCGCGTTCCTGA